From a single Hymenobacter sp. YIM 151500-1 genomic region:
- a CDS encoding LytR/AlgR family response regulator transcription factor, with the protein MAEPTAPLRCLIVDDDPLALQIVENCVANTTFLVHAGSCASAIAAAEILRTQPIDVLFLDVEMPAMSGLDLLRTLQNPPLVILITSSKSYAVEAFSHDVLDYLVKPISYARFLTAARKALEAVESRAVAGADAIAAPPNAEFTFVKVDNRLVKVPFEEVRYVEALGDYVHIVMGQSKLIVYTTMRAVEDKFPAALFVRVHRSFIVNLRRVQTIEDNTIVIDNKYIPIGQTYLREVFQRLNKF; encoded by the coding sequence ATGGCCGAACCTACTGCTCCCCTGCGCTGCCTGATTGTGGACGATGACCCGTTGGCGCTGCAAATCGTCGAAAACTGCGTTGCCAACACCACCTTCCTGGTGCACGCCGGCAGCTGCGCCAGCGCCATTGCCGCAGCCGAAATTCTGCGCACCCAACCCATCGACGTCCTGTTTCTGGATGTAGAAATGCCGGCAATGTCGGGCCTGGATTTGCTGCGCACCTTGCAGAATCCGCCCCTGGTTATCCTCATTACCAGCAGCAAAAGCTACGCCGTGGAGGCCTTTAGCCACGACGTGCTCGACTACCTGGTGAAGCCCATCAGCTACGCCCGCTTCCTGACGGCCGCCCGGAAGGCTCTGGAAGCCGTGGAAAGCCGGGCCGTTGCCGGCGCCGATGCCATTGCCGCCCCGCCCAATGCCGAATTTACCTTCGTGAAGGTGGACAACCGGCTGGTGAAAGTTCCTTTCGAGGAAGTGCGCTACGTGGAAGCCCTCGGCGACTACGTGCACATTGTCATGGGCCAAAGCAAGCTTATCGTGTACACCACCATGCGCGCAGTCGAAGACAAGTTCCCGGCGGCCTTGTTTGTGCGCGTGCACCGCTCGTTCATCGTCAACCTGCGGCGGGTGCAAACCATCGAAGACAATACTATTGTCATCGACAACAAATACATTCCCATCGGGCAAACCTACCTGCGTGAAGTATTTCAGCGCCTGAATAAGTTCTAG
- a CDS encoding hybrid sensor histidine kinase/response regulator, which produces MTTRLLLLLLFLSRVVAAQPLPARQYLKQLGAAEGLPQPFIYALAQDRAGYLWVGTAEGLMRYDGTTFQPFTSREGLAEDFVTQLAVHPRTGQLWVGHYRGHVSVSQGRRFAAVEASKSTFLRPRPGLPAPDTARLGQFRRRYRPALPAGAVLTCLLRDTEGTYWVGTAGHGLWRLTDPHVTYFATAERLTALAGRGATLAAGTATGQLLHLESTPTSFRLNSWPQPAPAPITALLPSAKTPGWITLGTSTHGLQGRPPFKPSLSDEAGRWVVDTATVSRPLLPAALHVMALAEDSAGGLWVGTLADGAYYLPAQGPAIHYTTANGLLQNDVYAILPDRQGRVWFATHGTGLAVLEAGRFRVHQLAPGGVNATALAQDAAGRIWIGTEGEGVYCFVNGRFRQFTSLTTGLASNYCYGLVPTPAGLLVQHRHALSLGRGSVFAPLTTPNNPTVRDLLPNSAASITDSVVLLAARRGLVRVRLPARLPAASAPVVLTAAEVDGTRQPATLPNLPPQPHHVTWLFRVASLAPAGAWQYQYRLQGFQEEWSSPTTVPEADFPRLDAGRYVLEVRARRGAESRWSAPTAASFTIATPFWRTGWFAGMTVLLLAGLGYAATWARTAALQRQKLRLETTVNERTAELRQQKAEIEQINADLVVARDAAEASRRAKSQFLANMSHEIRTPMNAVIGLTYLLRNTPVDAEQREYLEAIHSSSHNLLVILNDILDFSKMEAGKLTLEHTAFRLSELVAGVVRLFQFAVDAKGLVLHATLAPDVPPVVFGDPVRLNQVLVNLVGNAVKFTSHGSITVRLDVVPGAGAGEPARLRWAVQDTGIGIAQAKLDAIFEDFSQANPSTTRQFGGTGLGLSIARNLVLLHGGQLWVESEEGRGSTFWFDIPCHPADEALVQAQTAATLAPFEPPLRVLVAEDNELNQLVVCKTLEAWNVRVTLAANGRLAVEAAQQHPFDAVLLDVQMPEMDGYEAARQLRALFPSSAQLPLIGLTASALPEDRALALEAGMDDTLAKPFDPAVLYARLAHFTGRPTASAKRPGLPPPPKPADPATTHAAPTVCPDWSLLEELAGGNESFVQQIVRTFLAQAPELLPQLLAAATPAERAATAHKLKGQVAYFGVAELTAQLEWVEQQAAVAGPAELAARLNDIAQLLHQLQPALHSRLPSPSLP; this is translated from the coding sequence GTGACGACTCGCCTTCTTCTGCTTCTGCTTTTCCTTAGCCGCGTGGTGGCCGCTCAGCCGCTGCCGGCCCGGCAGTACCTGAAGCAACTGGGTGCTGCCGAGGGTTTGCCGCAGCCTTTCATCTACGCCCTGGCCCAGGACCGCGCCGGCTACCTGTGGGTGGGCACGGCCGAGGGCCTGATGCGCTACGATGGCACCACATTCCAGCCGTTTACTTCCCGCGAGGGGCTGGCCGAAGACTTTGTTACCCAGCTGGCCGTGCATCCGCGCACGGGCCAGCTCTGGGTGGGCCACTACCGGGGGCACGTGTCGGTGAGCCAGGGCCGGCGGTTCGCGGCAGTAGAAGCCTCAAAATCCACCTTTCTGCGTCCGCGCCCCGGCCTGCCCGCCCCCGATACGGCCCGCCTCGGCCAGTTTCGGCGGCGCTACCGCCCGGCCCTGCCCGCGGGGGCCGTCCTCACCTGCCTGCTGCGCGACACCGAAGGCACGTACTGGGTGGGTACGGCCGGGCACGGCCTGTGGCGGCTCACCGATCCGCACGTCACGTATTTTGCCACCGCCGAGCGACTAACCGCCCTGGCCGGGCGCGGGGCTACCCTGGCCGCGGGCACTGCCACCGGCCAGCTGCTCCACCTGGAGTCCACGCCCACCAGCTTTCGGCTGAACTCCTGGCCCCAGCCCGCCCCGGCTCCCATCACTGCCCTGCTGCCCTCGGCCAAAACGCCGGGCTGGATTACCCTGGGCACCTCCACGCACGGCTTGCAGGGCCGGCCCCCGTTCAAGCCCTCCCTCTCCGACGAAGCCGGCCGGTGGGTTGTGGATACCGCTACTGTTTCCCGCCCGTTGCTGCCCGCTGCCTTGCACGTCATGGCCCTGGCCGAAGACTCGGCCGGGGGCCTGTGGGTGGGCACCCTGGCCGATGGGGCCTACTACCTGCCCGCACAGGGCCCGGCCATCCATTACACCACTGCCAATGGTCTGCTTCAGAACGATGTGTACGCCATCCTGCCCGACCGCCAAGGCCGCGTGTGGTTTGCCACCCACGGTACGGGCCTGGCCGTGCTCGAAGCGGGCCGCTTCCGGGTGCATCAGCTGGCGCCAGGCGGCGTGAATGCCACGGCCCTGGCCCAGGATGCCGCCGGCCGCATCTGGATTGGAACCGAAGGCGAAGGGGTGTACTGCTTTGTTAACGGCCGTTTCCGGCAGTTCACTTCCCTCACCACGGGCCTGGCCAGCAACTACTGCTACGGCCTGGTGCCCACGCCGGCCGGCCTGCTGGTGCAGCACCGCCACGCCCTGAGCCTGGGGCGGGGCTCCGTATTCGCCCCGCTCACCACCCCCAACAACCCCACGGTGCGCGACCTGCTGCCCAATTCTGCCGCCAGCATCACCGACTCGGTAGTGCTGCTGGCCGCCCGCCGGGGCCTGGTGCGGGTGCGGCTGCCCGCCCGCCTGCCCGCCGCCAGCGCCCCGGTTGTGCTGACGGCTGCCGAGGTAGATGGCACCCGCCAGCCGGCCACCTTGCCCAACCTGCCGCCGCAGCCGCACCACGTTACCTGGCTTTTTCGGGTGGCGAGCCTGGCCCCGGCCGGCGCCTGGCAGTACCAGTACCGCTTGCAGGGTTTTCAGGAGGAGTGGAGCTCCCCCACCACCGTGCCCGAGGCCGATTTTCCGCGCCTCGATGCGGGCCGCTACGTGCTGGAGGTGCGCGCCCGCCGGGGTGCCGAAAGCCGGTGGTCGGCGCCCACGGCGGCTTCGTTTACCATTGCCACGCCGTTTTGGCGCACGGGCTGGTTTGCGGGCATGACGGTGCTGCTGCTGGCTGGCCTGGGCTACGCGGCCACCTGGGCGCGCACAGCGGCCCTGCAACGCCAGAAGCTGCGGCTGGAAACCACCGTGAACGAGCGAACCGCCGAGCTGCGCCAGCAGAAGGCTGAAATTGAGCAGATAAACGCCGACCTGGTGGTGGCCCGCGACGCGGCCGAGGCGTCGCGCCGGGCCAAGTCGCAGTTCCTGGCCAACATGAGCCACGAGATTCGCACGCCCATGAACGCCGTCATCGGCCTGACCTACCTGCTGCGCAACACGCCGGTAGACGCTGAGCAGCGCGAGTATCTGGAGGCCATTCACTCTTCCTCCCACAACCTGCTGGTCATCCTCAACGACATCCTCGACTTCTCGAAGATGGAGGCCGGCAAGCTGACCCTGGAGCACACCGCCTTCCGCTTGTCGGAGCTGGTGGCGGGCGTAGTCCGCCTGTTTCAGTTCGCCGTCGATGCCAAAGGCCTGGTCCTGCATGCCACCCTGGCTCCCGACGTGCCCCCGGTTGTTTTCGGCGACCCGGTGCGCCTCAACCAAGTGCTCGTCAACCTGGTCGGCAACGCCGTGAAATTCACCAGCCACGGCAGCATTACGGTGCGTCTCGATGTGGTGCCGGGCGCCGGAGCCGGGGAGCCGGCCCGCCTACGCTGGGCCGTGCAGGACACCGGCATTGGCATTGCCCAGGCCAAGCTGGACGCTATTTTCGAGGATTTCTCCCAGGCCAACCCCAGCACCACCCGGCAGTTTGGGGGCACGGGCCTGGGGCTGAGCATTGCCCGCAATCTGGTGCTGCTGCACGGCGGGCAGCTGTGGGTAGAAAGCGAGGAGGGCCGCGGCTCCACGTTCTGGTTTGACATTCCCTGCCACCCCGCCGACGAAGCCCTCGTGCAGGCCCAGACTGCCGCAACGCTGGCGCCCTTTGAGCCGCCCCTGCGCGTGCTGGTGGCCGAAGACAACGAGCTGAACCAGCTGGTGGTGTGCAAAACCCTTGAAGCCTGGAACGTGCGCGTGACGCTGGCCGCCAACGGCCGCCTGGCCGTGGAAGCCGCCCAGCAGCACCCCTTCGACGCGGTACTGCTCGACGTGCAGATGCCGGAAATGGATGGCTACGAAGCCGCCCGCCAGCTGCGGGCCCTCTTTCCCAGTTCCGCTCAGCTGCCCCTCATCGGCCTCACTGCCTCCGCCCTGCCCGAAGACCGCGCCCTGGCCCTCGAAGCCGGCATGGACGACACCCTGGCCAAGCCCTTCGACCCGGCCGTGCTCTACGCCCGCCTCGCCCACTTCACCGGCCGCCCCACCGCTTCCGCCAAGCGGCCCGGCCTGCCGCCTCCCCCAAAACCCGCCGATCCGGCAACGACCCACGCAGCCCCCACCGTGTGCCCCGACTGGAGCCTGCTGGAAGAGCTGGCCGGCGGCAACGAGAGCTTTGTGCAGCAGATTGTGCGCACATTTCTGGCCCAGGCGCCCGAGCTGCTGCCGCAGCTGCTGGCAGCGGCCACGCCGGCCGAGCGGGCAGCCACCGCCCACAAGCTCAAAGGCCAGGTTGCCTATTTTGGGGTAGCGGAGCTGACCGCCCAGCTGGAGTGGGTGGAGCAGCAGGCCGCCGTGGCCGGCCCCGCCGAGCTGGCCGCCCGCCTCAACGATATTGCGCAGCTTCTGCACCAGCTGCAGCCTGCTCTGCACAGCCGCCTGCCTTCCCCTTCTCTACCCTAG
- a CDS encoding OmpA family protein produces the protein MLFSATTVAVAQDVEFSKDQFGNNKDGLKAALKEIKLGDEFYDLDPPRYEQALPHYLAAQKFNPNNSQLNLKIGNCYLHSGFKPRALEYLQKAYQLNPDVDPRIHYLLGRGLHLNGKWDEAITEYKRATPATGTKNTAGFTQDIQKKVRECENGRRLAAKPTRVFIDNAGPGVNSPYPDYGPVITADESVILFTSRRDNSTGAQKDPETGGFFEDVYQSTRTGKGEWTPARNLGEPVNTSGHDATVGLSPDGQRMMVYLEDNGGDLHEADLRGAAWRKPQRLGSRINSRSHESSAAYTPDGKSLYFVSDKQEISLGGRDIFKIEIDGRGPAVNLGPAINTQYGEEGVFLHPDGKTMYFSSEGHNSMGGYDIFRSVYENGKWSTPENLGWPINTPDDDVFFVISASGRHGYYSSFRDDGLGSKDIYQITFLGPEKAPVLSQEDQLLASRAQPVKETLLAPPVAIASTQVTILKGTITDEKTKQPLEAIIDVVDNSRNQTIASFRANAQSGRYLVSLPSGVNYGIVVRQEGYLFHSENFDLPAGAAYSEVVKDIALKKLDVGVKVVLNNIFFDFDKATLRKESTNELERLQKLLTETPDLRLEISGHTDNVGNDAYNKDLSQRRAKAVVDYLVQKGIDKGRLTFAGYGDTQPVASNSSKQGRQRNRRTEFKVTGK, from the coding sequence TTGCTGTTCTCCGCTACCACGGTGGCCGTGGCTCAGGATGTGGAGTTCAGCAAAGACCAGTTCGGCAATAACAAGGACGGGCTGAAAGCTGCCCTTAAGGAAATCAAGCTCGGCGACGAGTTCTACGACCTCGACCCGCCCCGCTACGAACAGGCCCTGCCGCACTACCTGGCCGCCCAGAAGTTCAACCCCAACAACTCCCAGCTCAACCTCAAAATCGGGAACTGCTACCTGCATTCGGGCTTTAAGCCGCGGGCCTTGGAGTACTTGCAGAAAGCCTATCAGCTCAACCCCGACGTGGACCCGCGCATTCATTACCTGCTGGGCCGGGGCCTGCACCTGAACGGCAAGTGGGACGAGGCCATAACCGAGTACAAGCGGGCCACACCGGCCACCGGCACCAAAAACACCGCCGGCTTCACCCAGGACATTCAGAAGAAAGTGCGGGAGTGCGAAAACGGCCGCCGGCTGGCCGCCAAGCCCACCCGCGTGTTCATCGACAACGCCGGACCAGGCGTGAACTCGCCCTACCCCGACTACGGCCCGGTTATCACGGCCGACGAGTCGGTGATTCTGTTTACCTCCCGGCGCGACAACTCCACCGGCGCCCAGAAGGACCCCGAAACCGGCGGCTTTTTCGAGGATGTGTACCAGAGCACCCGTACGGGCAAGGGCGAGTGGACGCCGGCCCGCAACCTGGGCGAGCCGGTAAACACCAGCGGCCACGATGCCACCGTGGGCCTCTCGCCCGACGGGCAGCGCATGATGGTGTACCTGGAAGACAACGGCGGCGACCTGCACGAGGCTGACCTGCGCGGGGCGGCCTGGCGTAAGCCGCAGCGCCTGGGCTCCCGCATCAACAGCCGCTCCCACGAGTCGTCGGCGGCCTACACGCCCGACGGTAAGAGCCTGTACTTTGTGAGCGACAAGCAGGAAATCAGCCTGGGCGGGCGCGACATCTTCAAGATTGAAATTGACGGCCGCGGGCCGGCCGTGAACCTGGGCCCGGCCATCAACACCCAGTACGGCGAGGAAGGCGTGTTTCTGCACCCCGACGGCAAAACCATGTACTTCTCGTCGGAAGGCCACAACTCCATGGGCGGCTACGACATCTTTAGGTCGGTGTACGAAAACGGCAAGTGGAGCACCCCGGAAAACCTGGGCTGGCCCATCAACACCCCCGACGACGACGTGTTCTTCGTGATTTCGGCCTCGGGGCGTCACGGCTACTACTCCTCGTTCCGCGACGACGGCCTGGGCTCCAAGGACATCTACCAGATTACCTTTCTGGGCCCCGAAAAAGCGCCCGTACTCAGCCAGGAAGACCAGCTGCTGGCTTCCCGCGCGCAGCCGGTGAAGGAAACCCTGCTGGCCCCGCCCGTGGCCATTGCCTCCACCCAGGTAACCATCCTGAAAGGCACCATCACGGACGAGAAAACCAAGCAGCCCCTGGAGGCTATTATCGACGTAGTGGACAACTCCCGCAACCAGACCATTGCCTCGTTCCGGGCTAACGCCCAGTCGGGCCGCTACCTGGTGTCGTTGCCTTCGGGCGTGAACTACGGCATTGTGGTGCGCCAGGAAGGCTACCTGTTCCACTCCGAAAACTTTGACCTGCCGGCCGGCGCGGCCTACTCGGAGGTGGTGAAGGACATTGCCCTCAAGAAGCTGGACGTGGGCGTGAAGGTGGTCTTGAACAACATCTTCTTCGACTTCGACAAGGCCACCCTGCGCAAGGAAAGCACCAACGAGCTGGAACGCCTGCAAAAGCTGCTGACCGAAACGCCCGACCTGCGCCTGGAAATTTCGGGCCACACCGACAACGTGGGCAACGACGCCTACAACAAGGACCTGAGCCAGCGCCGGGCCAAAGCCGTGGTGGACTACCTCGTGCAGAAAGGCATCGACAAGGGCCGCCTCACCTTTGCCGGCTACGGCGACACCCAGCCCGTAGCTTCCAACAGCTCCAAGCAGGGCCGCCAGCGCAACCGCCGCACCGAGTTCAAAGTGACCGGCAAGTAA
- a CDS encoding tetratricopeptide repeat protein: MRKMSFVLVVLFLGAAAAHAQVDTVRASTLPPSQLAEKLYNSGVTKFNQKSYQAALQDFNKALAAKPDFAKAYYNRAAVRYELKEYQPAAQDYDQAIKLDPATFTAYFGRAQVREALKQPAEAEQDYGKAAELKADYAPAWYYRGALRFEKADYQGAKADFDQAIKADPAYAYAWHDRGSAQRQLGHLTAAVQDYTQALKLQPELLPALLNRAATRRRAGDLKGALQDYNDYLAKKQDNALAYSNRGTARYEQADYKGAAEDFTKAIELDPAYAFAWNNRAAACLKLEDYKRAEADATKAIGLNAQYAEAYLNRGHAREMLRNPDAACQDWRKAAELGLEAGTTHAANSGCGAE, translated from the coding sequence ATGCGAAAGATGAGTTTTGTGTTGGTGGTCCTGTTCCTGGGAGCGGCGGCCGCCCACGCCCAAGTAGACACCGTGCGGGCCAGCACTCTCCCTCCCTCCCAGCTGGCCGAAAAGCTGTACAACAGCGGGGTGACGAAGTTCAACCAGAAAAGCTACCAGGCTGCCTTGCAGGATTTCAACAAGGCCCTGGCTGCCAAGCCCGACTTTGCCAAGGCCTACTACAACCGCGCCGCCGTGCGCTACGAGCTGAAGGAGTACCAACCGGCGGCGCAGGACTACGACCAGGCCATCAAGCTCGACCCCGCCACGTTCACGGCCTACTTCGGGCGGGCGCAGGTGCGCGAAGCCCTGAAGCAGCCCGCCGAGGCTGAGCAGGACTACGGCAAAGCTGCCGAGCTGAAGGCCGACTACGCCCCGGCCTGGTACTACCGCGGGGCTCTGCGCTTCGAGAAAGCCGATTACCAGGGCGCCAAGGCCGATTTCGACCAGGCCATCAAGGCCGACCCTGCCTACGCCTACGCCTGGCACGACCGGGGCAGCGCCCAGCGCCAGCTCGGCCACCTCACGGCCGCCGTTCAGGACTACACCCAGGCCCTGAAGCTGCAACCCGAGCTGCTGCCCGCCCTGCTGAACCGCGCCGCCACCCGCCGCCGCGCCGGCGACCTGAAAGGCGCCCTCCAGGACTACAACGACTACCTAGCCAAGAAGCAGGACAACGCCCTGGCCTACTCCAACCGCGGCACCGCCCGCTACGAGCAAGCCGACTACAAAGGCGCCGCCGAGGATTTCACCAAAGCCATTGAGCTAGACCCGGCCTACGCCTTTGCCTGGAACAACCGCGCCGCCGCCTGCCTCAAGCTGGAAGACTACAAGCGGGCCGAAGCCGACGCCACCAAAGCCATCGGCCTGAACGCGCAGTACGCCGAAGCCTACCTCAACCGCGGCCACGCCCGCGAAATGCTGCGCAACCCCGACGCCGCCTGCCAGGACTGGCGCAAAGCCGCCGAGCTGGGCCTGGAAGCCGGCACCACCCACGCCGCCAACTCCGGCTGCGGCGCCGAGTAG
- a CDS encoding DUF6252 family protein, which produces MKLPLGFAVALLCTVVACQKKHVTPLPSGKNTFSCRIDGKTLTPQLPPIILTTRTALKARRVNRAGGFFIEAKDSFNELDIYSTPTQGVGTYSLGYSLNTNPYSYPLNNYGVYRSYRPITPNDDPYNLPDPVQYYTDATHTGTVRVTRFDTVARVAGGTFEYTAKDKATGKLVRITNGQFDVLF; this is translated from the coding sequence ATGAAATTACCTCTCGGTTTTGCCGTGGCGCTGCTTTGCACAGTTGTGGCCTGTCAGAAGAAGCATGTCACTCCGCTACCCTCAGGCAAGAACACTTTCTCGTGTCGGATTGATGGCAAAACACTCACGCCTCAGCTTCCGCCCATTATTTTGACAACGAGAACGGCCTTGAAAGCAAGGCGTGTAAATCGTGCAGGTGGCTTTTTCATCGAGGCAAAAGATTCATTCAATGAATTAGATATTTACTCCACTCCTACGCAGGGAGTAGGGACGTACTCATTGGGGTACTCGCTGAATACTAATCCTTATTCCTATCCTCTAAATAACTATGGTGTGTATCGGTCATACCGGCCAATTACCCCAAATGATGATCCATATAATCTGCCTGATCCAGTTCAGTACTACACCGATGCCACGCATACCGGCACCGTGAGGGTTACCCGCTTCGATACCGTGGCCCGCGTGGCAGGCGGCACGTTCGAGTATACCGCTAAAGACAAGGCCACTGGCAAGCTGGTCCGCATTACCAATGGTCAGTTTGACGTTTTGTTTTAA
- a CDS encoding BrxA/BrxB family bacilliredoxin translates to MATYPEYMVAPIRQDLVEAGFEQLMTPEEVDAVLSEQEGTVLVAVNSVCGCAAAKARPALKMAVSSSEKKPSKLVTVFAGMETEAVAKAREHMLPYPPSSPCIALFKDGELVHMIERYHIEGNDLMRIVNNLQGAFEEHC, encoded by the coding sequence ATGGCCACGTATCCCGAATACATGGTAGCCCCGATTCGCCAGGACCTCGTTGAGGCCGGTTTCGAGCAGCTCATGACCCCCGAAGAAGTAGACGCCGTGCTCAGCGAGCAGGAAGGCACCGTGCTGGTGGCCGTCAACTCGGTGTGCGGCTGCGCCGCCGCCAAAGCCCGCCCGGCCCTGAAAATGGCCGTTTCCAGCTCCGAGAAGAAGCCCAGCAAGCTCGTCACGGTGTTTGCTGGCATGGAAACCGAAGCCGTAGCCAAGGCCCGCGAGCATATGCTGCCCTATCCGCCCAGCAGCCCCTGCATTGCCCTGTTCAAAGACGGCGAGCTGGTGCACATGATTGAGCGTTACCACATCGAAGGCAACGACCTGATGCGCATCGTCAACAACCTACAAGGTGCGTTTGAGGAGCACTGCTAA
- a CDS encoding GNAT family N-acetyltransferase, translated as MQHAATIQPLSWDTDFLGFRVGRLHGSTLAQPQLEDLLAQARQAGYRLLYWFVAPTDAASARAAAAAGAILADRKIRLRLPVRPDQTTTLPPGIVSTTDFSPALQALAAQAGEYSRFQVDPHFGPDVYRRLYGEWLRRSLAGELAREVLVYQPQPSEPVQGFLTLAEKNNCTEMVLMAVDAAQRGRGIGAAFIEAARCRAAAWGHAAVQLTTQAANPACRLYQRQGFVLEHEEHVYHLWL; from the coding sequence ATGCAACACGCCGCTACCATTCAGCCCTTGTCCTGGGACACTGATTTCCTGGGGTTTCGCGTGGGCCGGCTGCACGGTTCCACCCTGGCGCAGCCGCAGCTGGAAGACCTGCTGGCCCAGGCCCGGCAGGCTGGCTACCGGCTGCTCTACTGGTTTGTGGCCCCCACCGATGCTGCCTCGGCCCGCGCCGCTGCCGCAGCAGGAGCCATACTGGCCGACCGCAAGATTCGGCTGCGGCTGCCGGTGCGCCCGGACCAAACGACCACGCTGCCGCCCGGCATCGTTTCCACTACCGATTTCAGCCCCGCGTTGCAGGCCCTGGCCGCCCAGGCCGGCGAGTATTCCCGCTTTCAGGTAGACCCGCATTTTGGCCCCGACGTGTACCGGCGCCTGTACGGGGAATGGCTGCGCCGCTCCCTGGCCGGCGAGCTGGCCCGCGAGGTGCTGGTGTATCAGCCCCAGCCCAGTGAGCCTGTGCAGGGGTTTCTAACCTTGGCCGAGAAAAATAACTGCACCGAAATGGTGCTGATGGCCGTGGACGCCGCCCAGCGCGGACGTGGCATTGGGGCGGCTTTCATCGAAGCTGCCCGCTGCCGGGCTGCCGCCTGGGGCCACGCGGCCGTGCAGCTCACCACGCAGGCCGCCAACCCGGCCTGCCGCCTGTACCAGCGCCAGGGGTTTGTGCTGGAGCACGAAGAGCACGTGTATCATCTGTGGCTGTAG
- a CDS encoding glycosyltransferase family 2 protein, giving the protein MSHPSSAPDYSVVVPVYLGQDTLRPLTAQLVEFFTTTGRTFEIIFVYDCGPDNSWQVIQELRAELGPELVRAVHLTRNFGQHNALLCGFGEARGRFIVTMDEDLQHRPADIEQLIRRQREGNFDVVYGRPGMLRHSRFRNVTSGAMRRLLRAGIPDLHPDYSAFRLLKADTARSCLDMRNSYTFLDGYLTWVTTHVASAPVEHQPRAAGRSGYTVGKLVAYSVNIFVTFSNLPIRLLTFTSVAVFLLTSSYSVYVLVRKLVYNDFLLGFPSLIISIGFGVGLILLGLGIVGEYIHRINLKTTRRPNFVKREAV; this is encoded by the coding sequence ATGTCACACCCGTCTTCCGCGCCCGACTACTCGGTGGTAGTGCCCGTGTACCTGGGCCAGGATACGTTGCGGCCCCTGACGGCCCAGCTGGTCGAGTTTTTCACGACGACGGGCCGCACGTTTGAAATCATCTTCGTCTACGACTGCGGGCCCGACAACTCCTGGCAGGTTATCCAGGAGCTTCGCGCGGAGCTGGGGCCGGAGCTGGTACGGGCCGTGCACCTGACCCGCAACTTTGGGCAACACAACGCCCTGCTGTGCGGGTTTGGGGAGGCGCGGGGACGTTTCATCGTGACCATGGACGAGGACTTGCAGCACCGCCCCGCCGACATCGAGCAGCTCATCCGGCGCCAGCGCGAAGGCAATTTTGATGTGGTGTACGGCCGGCCCGGCATGCTGCGGCACTCCCGCTTCCGCAACGTTACGTCCGGGGCCATGCGCCGCCTGCTGCGCGCCGGCATCCCCGACCTGCACCCCGACTACTCCGCCTTCCGCCTCCTGAAAGCCGACACAGCCCGGAGCTGCCTCGACATGCGCAACTCCTACACCTTCCTCGACGGCTACCTGACCTGGGTGACGACGCACGTGGCCAGTGCCCCGGTGGAGCACCAGCCGCGGGCCGCCGGCCGTAGCGGCTACACCGTCGGTAAGCTGGTGGCGTATTCCGTCAACATCTTCGTCACCTTCTCCAACCTGCCCATCCGGCTGCTCACCTTCACGTCGGTGGCCGTGTTTCTGCTCACTAGCTCGTACTCGGTCTATGTGCTGGTGCGCAAGCTGGTGTACAACGACTTCCTGCTGGGTTTTCCGTCCTTGATAATTTCCATCGGCTTCGGAGTGGGGCTGATACTGCTGGGCCTGGGCATTGTGGGCGAGTACATCCACCGCATCAACCTGAAAACCACCCGCCGCCCCAACTTCGTGAAGCGGGAAGCAGTGTAG